In the genome of Pirellulales bacterium, the window TTTAGCCAACTTCTGTGACATCTTGGTCATTTCGTACACTGAAAGATTGCGGAAATCATTTAAGAGGATAGTCGCAACTTTATCGAAATTGGCAGCCATCGAACATAGTCGTGCGATTTTTTGATCCGCGGAATTAAAAAATGTGTCACGCTGGGCCATGCCAATGGGGAAGGCGAATTCCGCGCCAGCACTGCGTTATTTGGCCGATGACTTAACGCAACGGAAGCCGACGTGCGACATTCCGGTGTCGACCGCGCCGCCGTGACGAGCACTCGGCCGATAGCGAGTGCAGTATTGATCGCTGCACAAAAACGAGCCGCCTTTTTGCACGCGCATGGGCGTTCGCGGCTGCGCAGGATTAAAGCTCTGTTCCGGACCCTGTGGATTATCGACGACGCCATTGCCAGTGCGACGGCGGAAAAGATCGCGGTCGTACCAATCGTTGCACCACTCCCAAACATTGCCGGACATGTCGTAGAGTCCAAACCCATTGGGTTTGAACGACTTCACAGGCGCGGTGCGCAGAAATCCGTCGGCCTTCGTATTGCGGTGAGGAAAATCGCCTTGCCAGATGTTGGCGTAGACGTGCGTCGAATCTGGCGGCCGATCGCCCCAGACATACGGCTTGTTGTCCAATCCCCCGCGGGCCGCGAATTCCCAGTCGGCCTCCGTGGGCAATCGTTTTCTCGCCCACTTTGCATAGGCTGCCGCATCATCCCATGAGACATGCACGACAGGATGGTTCTCGCGGCCATCGAGGTTGCTGCTTGGTCCTTCGGGATGTCGCCAGTTCGCGCCGGGAGTCCATTTCCACCATTGGGAATAATCGTCCAATTGCACGGCACGCGTCGGTGGTGTGAAGACTAGAGAACCAGGAACGAGGTCTTTGGGATCGGGCGGCGGAGTGCCGAGAGGCGTTTGCTTGAGAATCTCTTCCGCCGTCGGCGCTCGCTCGGCGACCGTCACATATCCGGTGGCATCGACAAATTTCTTGAAATCGGCGCTGGTGACTTCGGCGACATCCATCCAAAAGGGATTCACGCGCACCAGATGCGCCGGCCTTTCGTCGGGCCAAGCCAATTGGCGCGAATCGCTGCCCATCATGAATTCCCCGCCAGGTATCCACGTCATTCCTGGCGGAACGTCACGTTGGGCGGTTGGGGCATTCTCATCTCCGTGCAGCGACGCGATGGAACCGATGGTCAACGATAAACATAGCGTAAAAAACCTGATCGTGCGCGGTATTCGACGGTGAGATAATGTTTGCATCGTCTTGCGAGCCTCTGCAAGACTCGCCGTAGGGGTAGCGCCTTTTGGAGACGCGGGTCAATCAATCTTTCGCCACAAACTCCACCAAAATTGGATCTAATTCGTCGAGTTTCGCTCGCAGCTTCAACCACAACTGCTCGGCATCGCCGAGGTTCCCTCGTTTTGCGTGCGCTTCGATTTGTTCAGCCAAGCCGTGCGCCTCGGCAGCAGCCAAGTGGCCGAGCGAACCTTTCAACGTATGGGCCGTCCGTTGCACGGTTCGAGTGTCCTGCAATTCGAT includes:
- a CDS encoding formylglycine-generating enzyme family protein, which produces MQTLSHRRIPRTIRFFTLCLSLTIGSIASLHGDENAPTAQRDVPPGMTWIPGGEFMMGSDSRQLAWPDERPAHLVRVNPFWMDVAEVTSADFKKFVDATGYVTVAERAPTAEEILKQTPLGTPPPDPKDLVPGSLVFTPPTRAVQLDDYSQWWKWTPGANWRHPEGPSSNLDGRENHPVVHVSWDDAAAYAKWARKRLPTEADWEFAARGGLDNKPYVWGDRPPDSTHVYANIWQGDFPHRNTKADGFLRTAPVKSFKPNGFGLYDMSGNVWEWCNDWYDRDLFRRRTGNGVVDNPQGPEQSFNPAQPRTPMRVQKGGSFLCSDQYCTRYRPSARHGGAVDTGMSHVGFRCVKSSAK